A single genomic interval of Helianthus annuus cultivar XRQ/B chromosome 6, HanXRQr2.0-SUNRISE, whole genome shotgun sequence harbors:
- the LOC110881535 gene encoding uncharacterized protein LOC110881535, translated as MDGPLILNEIIPWLKRKKRARMFFKVDIEKAYDSLKWKFLDSVMEQMKFPIRWRKWIMATVTCARASVLVNGSPTQEFPCFRGLRQEDPLSPFLFIITMEALSCVVKRACDIGLFDGIRCKADGPILSHFMYADDVVKQLERLRKDFLWGSDPEHGKMSWVAWQKIMAPIDVGGVGIGSLKEANIALLAKWWWRFKVDGPCLWRSVIWNLYSSSRQWCDIPVRLSAPGIWKQVTGISKDLWDMEVDLPGLFKGILGSGTNIHFWKDRWALEKPLQLVFPNLFRLERVKNSLVANRVRVEGGIMVLSFEWVREPGSSEELLELEGLLLIMGDVNLGSGMDKWEWKADQSGVYSVRSLRTEMQNTIYPVQEGGFIWHTWASLKNEETTDHLFLSCGLAQAVWDSVSRWCRISPVYAFESKDLVRMHHHLSGSFKWKKVIFTIVQTTVWCMWRCRNEVVFNQKQANVARLVEEIRALGFLWVRSRAKLQEMSWEMWCSFNLPV; from the exons ATGGATGGTCCTCTAATTTTAAATGAAATTATACCGTGgctgaagaggaagaagagggcCAGGATGTTTTTTAAGGTAGACATCGAAAAAGCATATGATTCACTAAAGTGGAAATTTCTAGACTCGGTTATGGAGCAAATGAAGTTTCCGATTAGGTGGCGAAAATGGATCATGGCTACGGTGACGTGTGCACGGGCTTCGGTGTTGGTAAATGGCTCCCCGACTCAAGAGTTCCCGTGCTTTAGGGGACTTAGACAAGAGGATCCGTTGTCTCCGTTCCTGTTTATCATCACAATGGAAGCTTTGTCGTGTGTTGTCAAACGGGCGTGCGATATTGGACTATTTGACGGTATTAGATGTAAAGCCGATGGGCCGATTCTATCTCACTTTATGTACGCAGACGAC GTTGTAAAACAACTAGAGCGTCTTCGTAAGGATTTTTTATGGGGGTCGGATCCGGAGCATGGGAAGATGTCGTGGGTTGCGTGGCAGAAGATTATGGCTCCAATAGACGTGGGAGGAGTGGGTATTGGGTCGTTGAAAGAAGCTAATATCGCCTTACTAGccaagtggtggtggaggtttaagGTTGACGGCCCGTGCCTATGGAGAAGCGTAATTTGGAACTTATATAGTAGCTCAAGGCAGTGGTGTGATATTCCGGTTAGACTTTCGGCTCCGGGCATTTGGAAACAAGTGACTGGAATTTCGAAGGATTTGTGGGATATGGAGGTGGACCTACCAGGTTTGTTCAAAGGGATTCTGGGCTCTGGTACGAATATACATTTTTGGAAGGACCGGTGGGCGTTGGAAAAACCCTTGCAGCTTGTTTTTCCTAATTTGTTCAGGTTAGAAAGAGTTAAAAACTCTTTAGTGGCCAATCGAGTGCGCGTGGAGGGAGGGATAATGGTTCTTAGCTTCGAGTGGGTTAGGGAACCGGGGTCTTCGGAGGAGTTGCTGGAACTCGAGGGATTGTTATTGATTATGGGTGACGTGAATCTTGGGTCCGGTATGGATAAATGGGAATGGAAAGCGGATCAATCAGGGGTATACTCAGTTCGGAGTCTGAGGACTGAAATGCAGAACACAATCTATCCGGTGCAGGAAGGTGGTTTTATTTGGCATACATGGGCTTCTTTAAAG AATGAAGAGACTACGGACCATTTGTTCTTGTCGTGCGGTCTTGCTCAGGCGGTTTGGGACTCGGTGTCAAGATGGTGTAGAATTTCGCCAGTCTATGCTTTTGAGTCCAAGGATTTGGTAAGAATGCACCATCATTTGAGTGGCTCTTTTAAGTGGAAAAAGGTAATCTTTACCATCGTTCAAACGACTGTTTGGTGTATGTGGAGGTGTCGGAATGAGGTGGTTTTTAATCAGAAGCAAGCTAACGTCGCAAGGTTGGTTGAGGAAATTAGAGCTCTCGGATTTTTGTGGGTGAGGAGCCGTGCGAAACTGCAGGAAATGTCATGGGAGATGTGGTGCAGCTTTAATCTTCCTGTATGA
- the LOC110884913 gene encoding uncharacterized protein At5g41620 — protein MKKWVEEEKNPPPKKQQTLVKKIAAYQRGEQFTPVLPYPLQITNCCAQDSNGGAQDSHFINNPDLYLTVALPPHVSARKLAASVWELHQYNLPFANMHQGGGSRRSHRYLQPNHHHHHHLLEDNPELGNAGSLRRHVAASLTQHHRAIQRTHNAVRAVSPSSYGSSSMEVAPYNAAVTPTSSVEFRGGNGETSYTLKTSTELLKVLNRIWSLEEQHAANITLVKALKRELDLARSKIKELARDRQSDRHEMEHLMKKINEDKQGHTNATIQSVRDELEGERKLRKRSETLHRKLAQELYETKTSLTNALKDLEKEKKSRVLLEDLCDEFAWGIKSYEQELHALKHINPDRGNGSNFRSTRDGMILHISESWLDQRMQMKQETTLTKKSVVEQLSSEIEAFIEAKRKGAQKAGSGSVSVVGPTARRRHSLESIPTNLAASAPPNDDDDGVSSDGADSPCFELDKPDARGKDDIVNTTTKAILGEEHGKAEENHTKVKEDEVGLNSKYLDNLLKNHFLLTAKEFDDSNNKPVWKSHPSPVRRWTTTLPDEDIESSSKLQTESKVQTTLKSKPHEARTRGHRSGSRAKK, from the exons ATGAAAAAGTGGGTTGAAGAAGAGAAGAATCCACCACCCAAAAAGCAGCAAACTTTGGTGAAAAAGATAGCAGCATACCAAAGGGGTGAACAATTCACACCTGTTTTGCCTTACCCTCTTCAGATTACCAACTGTTGTGCGCAAGATAGCAACGGTGGTGCGCAAGATAGTCACTTTATTAACAACCCTGATTTGTACTTGACTGTTGCTTTGCCTCCTCATGTTTCTGCTAGAAAGTTAGCTGCTTCTGTTTGGGAGCTTCATCAGTATAACCTGCCTTTTGCTAACATGCACCAGGGTGGTGGCAGCAGGCGGAGCCACCGGTATCTGCAgcccaaccaccaccaccaccatcatctgcTTGAGGATAACCCTGAGCTG GGGAATGCTGGCAGTTTGAGAAGGCATGTTGCAGCATCATTGACGCAACATCACCGCGCAATACAAAGGACCCATAACGCTGTACGAGCAGTGTCACCTTCAAGTTATGGTAGTAGTTCCATGGAG GTAGCACCTTATAATGCTGCTGTTACGCCTACGAGTTCTGTAGAGTTTAGGGGAGGAAACGGTGAGACGAGTTACACTCTCAAAACATCTACAGAGCTACTCAAAGTTTTGAATAGAATTTGGAGCCTCGAAGAACAACACGCAGCGAATATAACCTTGGTTAAGGCGTTGAAACGTGAGCTAGACCTGGCCCGATCAAAGATCAAAGAACTGGCCCGTGACCGCCAATCTGACCGCCATGAGATGGAACACTTGATGAAGAAAATAAACGAAGACAAACAAGGTCATACTAATGCAACCATTCAGTCTGTGAGAGACGAGCTTGAAGGCGAGAGGAAATTACGAAAACGGTCAGAGACACTTCACCGGAAACTGGCTCAGGAGCTTTACGAGACGAAAACGTCCCTCACGAATGCTTTAAAAGACTTGGAAAAAGAGAAGAAATCAAGGGTACTTTTGGAAGATCTTTGTGACGAGTTCGCCTGGGGGATTAAAAGCTATGAACAAGAATTGCACGCGTTGAAGCATATAAATCCGGATAGAGGTAACGGATCGAACTTTAGATCCACCCGTGATGGAATGATTCTCCATATATCCGAATCTTGGCTCGATCAGCGAATGCAAATGAAACAAGAAACGACACTTACTAAGAAATCTGTAGTGGAACAATTAAGCTCGGAAATCGAGGCTTTTATTGAAGCGAAACGGAAGGGTGCGCAAAAAGCCGGGTCAGGGTCAGTGTCGGTGGTGGGACCCACGGCCCGAAGACGGCATTCTCTCGAGTCCATTCCTACAAATTTGGCTGCTAGTGCCCCACCTAATGATGACGACGATGGTGTTTCTTCGGATGGTGCCGATTCACCTTGTTTTGAGCTAGATAAACCTGATGCGCGTGGCAAGGACGATATCGTAAATACAACAACGAAGGCGATATTAGGTGAAGAACATGGGAAAGCAGAAGAAAATCACACAAAAGTAAAAGAAGATGAGGTTGGTTTAAACTCCAAATACTTGGATAATTTACTAAAAAACCATTTCCTGCTAACCGCAAAGGAATTCGACGATTCTAATAATAAACCGGTTTGGAAAAGTCATCCAAGTCCTGTTCGGAGATGGACCACAACGCTACCGGATGAAGATATTGAATCGTCATCAAAACTTCAAACCGAGTCAAAAGTGCAAACTACATTGAAGTCAAAGCCACATGAAGCAAGAACACGAGGTCATAGATCGGGCTCTCGTGCAAAAAAGTAA